The nucleotide sequence AACAGCTGTGTTAAAGCGGGAAAATAACACTATCCAGGCGAAGGATAAGTTTATTCTGTTGTCCAAACAGAGAGCGAGACAGTCCCCAAAAGTACATCGATTTGGGAGGGAAAGCCAAAATCAGTTTGGGGGAAAGGGTTTTGCTTTCTCttcagtttttgattttgattttgcttttgtttttgattttgatgagagATATGAAACGGCGACACTGTGAGAAAGTTTTGATTCGTATTCATAGTATTGGTACACCTTTGGTTTCTGGGTCTTCTGGTTTACCCGTAGAGTTAGTTCACATTGAATCAGATCGGCCGTACACAATTGGTCGGAGTAGTAGTAGTGGTGATGATGGGTTTCCCGATTTCGTCATTGATAACGGCGGTATTAGTAGAAAGCACTGTCAGATTCTATTCGATAGCCAAAGTCGCAAACTTTACATTTTTGACGGCGTGATTCTCTTGCCTTCGGTTGGTTTTAGTCAAGTTATTGAAGAGTTTAGGAGAAGATTAGTTTGTGCTGAGGATTTAGGGAGTTTGAAGTTTAGGGCTTCTTTGAATGGTGTGTATGTTAATCGTGTTAGGATTAGGAAAGCTAAAGTTGAAGAGATTTGTGTTGGTGATGAGgtattgtttgtttgtggtAAAGAAGGTTTGTGCAATAAGCATTGTCGAGTTGGGTTTGTGGTTCAGGGGATTGAGTTTGAAGGAAGGGATACTTTGATTGTTGAAGATAGATTTGCAATGATTGGAGTGTCGGTTTCTTCAGGACATTCTCGAGGAACGTTTTCTAGTGGGAAGAGAAGCAAAAGGGTTTTTGCGCCGATAGAAAACGAGATTAATTCTCAGTTTTGTCCACCTAAATCTGCTGTTAGCGTTGTTGGTAGGTTGAATTCTCTTGTAAGCTATTGTAGACATATATTAAGAAGTGATGATCCTGTATCTTGCCTTATATCAGATTCTGTAAAGGAATGCTTATCATGTTGTGCATCCAAAATGTTAAGGTCAAAGGTAGATGTTATGGCCGATAATAGAGAAGTCAAGAGTGCCGAGACTAATCATGAGATGGATCATGGTTTGTCCGGTTTAAGGGTGAGGGATGGACTGCCAAGCCCGCAATCACATCTAGGTAGAAGACTTGGTGTGTCAAACTTGATAAGCGAAGTAGAAAGTTATGGTGCTGATTGTATTTTGGTCAGTGACAAGACTAAGACTAGTCTTCCGTTTGATGGAGATAAAGAAAACGCTCCCGAGATTAGTTGCACGGGGAAGGAGAAAAGTTATCAAAGTTCTCTACAAGCACCTGGGAAGAACTTTTATCTAAACCGTCTTCAATATATTGAACAAAGCTCAACTGGTTGTCAACGGGTGGTGTCCTTGCCTGAACTTCTTCACCCTGTGGAAACCATTTCACAAATCTTTATTGCAACATTTACAAGTGATGTCTTATGGTATGTCGAAAAgagtattttttatattttctcgaGTAGtctaaacagaaaaaaaaaatgtatacctCCATTTGTTCCCCATGCTTGTTCAAGAGTCTGATGAAGTTGTTATTGCAGGTTTCTTTCCTGTTGTGAGATACCTAGCCACTTGCCGGTGACTATTGCATGTCACAATGCTGAGAGATGTTGGAGTTCAAACTCTGATGCAAGAACTGCTGCTCCTTTGCCAAACTACCCAAATGTAACTATGGTGTACGTAATACCTGATCATATTTCTGAGAAAAGGAATGACTCAtggttgtatatatattttcttttctgaagAGTTTTCCTCTTGTCTTAGGTTTCCACCATTTCCTGAGGAAATTGCATTTGGGAAAGACCGCAAGAACCGTGGCATTGCTTGTCATCACCCCAAGCTATTTATTTTGCAAAGAGAAGATAGCATCCGTGTAATTATTACATCTGCAAACTTGGTAGCAAGACAGGTAAGAGTGTAGGCCTTAGTTTATAGTAATGTAAGTGAATCACAAGACGAGTCTCAGGCATCATATTGGCTATTATGAGGTTTCAGCTATATTGGGAAGTGaatcatatttcattttttaatggAGATTTATTATTCCAGTGGGATGACGTGACCAACACAGTTTGGTGGCAAGATTTTCCACGAAGAGCTGAACCTGATATTTTATCCCTTTTCGGACCTTGTCGAAGAAAAACCAATATTGGTTTTAGGTCAGATTTTAGTGCTCAGCTGGCTGGATTTGCTGCATCACTTTTGATTGATGTTCCAAGTCAAGCCCATTGGATTCTCGAGTTCACGAAGTACAACTTTGAAAACTCAGCAGGTCACCTTGTGGCTTCAGTGCCTGGAATTCATTCTTATAAGCCATCTTATCTTACAGAATCTGTTTGCTCAAATACTGTGAGTAGCTTCATCTTCCATCTTATATGCATGTTTGTCTTATTAGTATCAAGTGTCAATATCGTGAACTTATTTTGTTCACTTAgttgtttttcttaaataatattGAAAGTTTGATTGCGTCCTGTATATTAGAAAGTTTGGTCAATGCATCTCTGTCTTGACTAATCGTATGATTCTTGTTTCACAGATTTACAGTGAAGAATTTGTGGGATCTGTTGAAGCATCTGTCGTAGGTCTCAGTTACCTTTTCCGCTCTGCCAATGATTCCACAGGAGCACAACTGAAACGACTGGCGTCATATATCTCCAGAACCCGGGAAACTTCTTTCGGAATGTTGGAACTTGTTTTGAGAAGAAATACGAATGTTCCTGCTGACGCGAATGCTGTGAGCGTCCTTGTTTCTAACCCTGATGATGATTCAAGAGACGGTAAGTAGTTTCATTTCAAGTATGACAGATGGTTGTACGTGCTTGACATGAATTTTCATTCTGTGACTCGTACAAATTTCCTTTTGACAGATTTTGTCCAACTAGGCTTTTTGCCACGGAATATCGCAAAATGGGTTTCTCCTTTGTGGGATATTGGCTTCTTTAAATTTGTGGGGTATGTGTATCGGGATGAAGTCCTTGGAGCTGCTTCTTGTAGGAGCAACCAGAAGGTGCAACTAATGCTACATGTATTACAGGTACTCGTCATATGCTTATTAGATACTTTGCATAAAAAGACTATGGATACATCTAAAGATCTCTCTTGGCTTTTGCAGGGAGTGACCATTTCAGATGTGTCAAAGTTGGTTCAACCTAATCACGTTGTTGCATTGTGCTCGTTGATCGCTTCAATTCAGAGGTGTACTGGCATTTGGAGGCTACAAGAGGTAAGTTTGATtaggaacaaaacaaaagaatcctGCTTTGAATCCTTTGAGTTTTAACGAGTGTGTATCAGTCTCTGACTGTGTGATCTTCTGTATTGGATTCCTCGAAAGGTGTTAGGCCGTTACAAGTGGCCTGAATCTCAGGAATCTGATTTCGTATACAGTAAGTGCATTTTCTATGATAATGGTAAACAAACACCTTAATGAGGTAttaagtttacatatattttcCTTATAGGTGCATCCTCCATTGGAGGCTCAGCAACTGCAGGATTTCAAGCTGATTTTTCATCAGCTGCGGGTAAAAAAGCGTTACAGAATTTTGACTCCCAAGAGTCTGATCCAGAggtattgttttgtttagaaGCACCATTAAAAGCTTTCACCACAAGTTTTGTACATGAAAACGTTTTGTCCAATGTTCTGGATTAGTGGGGTTGCTGGAGTAATAAGGAAGAACGGGAAGCTCCTTCCATTAAAATCATCTTCCCTACCATTGAAAGAGTCAAGAATGGCCATCGTGGTGTCTTGTCTTCAAAATGTCTGCTTTGCTTCTCCGAGGTATTTTACTCACCCAAAGCCTTTTGTCTAGAAATACAAATCTCAAAACTTTGGGTTTTTTTACTATCCTGTGCAGAAAACGTGGCAAAAGTTGAGACATAACAATGTGCTTCACGATGCAGTTCCTAATCCTCAAGATAGAGTTGGACACCCGATGCATATCAAGGTAAGAACAAAGGAGAATTCTGTGTGCGACAATAAAAGAATTTACTAGTTCACAAAAAAGTCGAAAACCCAACTCTTGCACTAGTACGTAGTATAATAATGTATTTATAAGCTATGATCAGGTGGCTAGGAGACTTTTCACCTCCACAAGAGGCTCACGGTCTTCTTCGTTTGGTTGGGTTTACTGCGGCTCACATAATTTCAGTGCAGCTGCATGGGGACAGACCATTTCCAAATCCTCCAGAAACAACCAGGACCAGTCCCACAATGCCATCAAACCGGTCAGTAAACTTCGTGTATGCAACTACGACCTCGGGATTGTATTCGTTTTCCCTCAACCTCATGAAGATATTGACTCATGCGACGGGTCTAAGATCAACGATATTGTGCTGCCGTTTGTTGTACCGGCTCCAAAATATGGATGGAGTGATAAACCGGCTACAGGTTTGGCAATGAAGGAAGCTTTTGCTGAGTTTAGGGAAAGCTCTAGAAGTTTGTGTGGAGAAACTGAAGTTGAggaggaagtggaagaagaagaagaagaggaagaagaagctgaaactGAAGTTGGAGAAAGAGTAGAGTTCGTTGGAGAAGAGGAGAAGGCTTATGCTGAGGCGTTGTGGAGCCAGGTTGAGTCATCCTCCCTCAGCTCCTGACAACTACTTATGTCGTTTGAGAAAATGACGAATTTACCTTTGTGTCTGTATTACTGTATGTAACTATTGTTGtttgtaacaaaattaaaatttggggAAAATAATACTCTAAAATTACTTTcttaatatagtaaaataaatgaattatttCTGACTTATTAATCTACAGCGGAATGgttaaggttatatatatatttagctgaaaaataaagataattgagtggttagaaatttttttaatttctaaaacattttaaaattgaaaaagccTCCGGTCTAAATAGAGATCTCAAGAGAAATTATAGCAGGATACAAAAATGGATCACCACAAACAATAATAGCAAacgaaaatgaaacaaaaaaagtttcccCATCTCTTTCACAGTATATATAACCGATGGCCATCTTCCCATCAAatcatccaaaaacaaaaaaaaaaaaacaaaaaacaaaaaacaaaaaaaaaggaaaaaaaaaaaaaaaacatttttttcatttttttaataaaacaaaaaaaaacaaaaaaaaataatgggaTACACAAATGTGTCCATTTTATTAGGCCTGTTGGTGGTCTTTGTTTCACCGATGGTGTTCGCAGATGATGTGACACCAATCCCAGAGGCCAAACCCCAAGTGGAGCAGTGGTTCAAGGCCAACGTTGGTCCATTGCCTCAACGTAAAGGCTTAGATCCAGCACTCGTCGCTGCTGAGGCTGCTCCACGTATCATCAACGTATGAAAAAAGCACTACTACTTCATACTATATTGTCCCCAAACTATCACTCGATCAATCttgtaacaatatatatatattttgatacaaaatttgaaatttatatatgtaacgATTGCAGGTGAATCCAAAGGGAGGTGAATTCACAACAATAACCGCCGCAATAAAGAGCGTTCCTGCAGGGAACACAAAGCGGGTGATCATAAAGATAGCTCCTGGTGACTACAAAGAGAAGGTCACTATCGAGAGGAACCAACCCTTCATCACATTGATGGGACAGCCCACTGCCATGCCCGTTATCACCTTCGACGGTACTGCCGCCAAGTATGGAACCGTCGATAGTGCCTCTCTCATTATCTTATCCGACTATTTCATGGCCGTCAACATTGTCGTTAaggtatatatatctctataaatACATGAAGTATCCTACGTACACTTTCTCTTCTAAGGCCAATACATATGCGAGTTTCCCTAGATTTCGAAtgacttgtttcttttttgcatATGTAGAATACTGCCCCGGCACCAGATGGTAAAACAAAGGGAGCACAAGCCCTATCTATGAGAATCTCAGGAAACTATGCTGCTTTCTACAACTGCAAATTCTATGGTTTCCAAGACACAATCTGTGACGATACCGGAAACCATTTCTTCAAGGACTGCTACGTCGAAGGGACATTCGATTTCATCTTCGGAAGTGGTACCTCTATGTACTTGGTACGCAAACCACCACCCTAGATAATCAATCGCATTTCATACATTATAATTTTCTGAATACATAAAGTCTgaaatctctatatatacattcatGTTGAATTCAAAAGGGAACACAATTGCACGTGGTCGGAGATGGTATTAGAGTGATCACAGCACACGCAGGTAAGAGCGCAGAAGAGAAGAGCGGATACTCTTTCGTGCACTGCAAGGTGACTGGAGTCGGTGAAGGAATCTATTTGGGAAGAGCATGGATGAGCCACCCTAAGGTTGTCTATGCCTACACCGAGATGACCAGCGTCGTCAACCCAGCCGGATGGCAAGAAAACAAGGTTCCCGCTCATGACAAGTAAGTCCAGTTTCATATATTACATACACACGTTGTGATGACCTAATCGTCTGGTCACTTATGCCGGTTCCATCTAAAAATTTCAGGACCGTGTTCTACGGAGAGTACAAGTGTTCAGGACCAGGATCACTCTCAGCCAAGAGGGTTCCATTCATACAAGAGATTGACCTCACCGAAGCTAACCGGTTCCTTTCCCTCGGCTACATCCAAGGATCCAAGTGGCTTCTCCCACCACCCGCTTTGTAAACTCTTTAATATTATTAACCTATCtgaattaaaattaagatatttgaAACTATTCACCGAAATATGTATATCggtgtattttcttttttgctattttcaatttcttatcTAAAAGTCCTTCTTTCTTTGAATATCATGGAGGAGTTGAGACTTGTGTAATTTTGGTTTCACTATAATAAAATGTTGCCTCGattcataataatatttttgatacaTTTATAAGACATGCATGCtattatcaatttttatttttaattatttcatatttagaAGATAGAAAATTCAAGATGTGGTCCACATCATGTGGAGGAGCATTATCAGTTACGAACTTACCGTCTTACGGAGATGATTAGCAACATTATTATCCTTTTGGATAATTAATGGGTGTAAACTTTTTACCGCAAGCACTTTAATCATACTAAGAATGAGATCgattaaaaaataagaattgaATGTTTGTCCCATACAAGACATTTCTTGTAACTAacaatgttaaaattattttctatttttagaaattattacacatgtttttttttttacatatcattAAAATGtagatgaaattaaaaatattttaatcttacaTATTATGTAATGTACAATCACTTTTACCCATCGTAATATAATTGAACCATCATCTTTTTTCATACCGCCATGTTTTATCATCACTAAACCTACCATTATCCCTTACCACCAAAGAAAACGCTTACCGCCATATCATTTCAATAATATCAATACTTTGATCTACATTTTAATCAATGTAagaattttttaatatagtatattttaaataatggaCATGCATATAAAATTGACTACTTGGTAACGTTCCACTCTTTTATGTGAAATATATGAAGCAGCTAACCGGTAAATTAAACAACTCTTTCCGTGAAATATTTGTAGCATCTAATTAATCGATAAAACAATTTTGGTACTTTTCCATGAGCCTAGGGAAAGCTCGAGGTTAAATTAACGATGCAGTTTCGGCAATCACGCAATGCCTTTTAATGTTAACAAATGACCCGAATCTTTGATCGATCTCTGATTGATTATTATTGAATGAGAATATAATAAATGGAAAGAAATATAATTGaacggaaaaaaataaagtatattacTGATTAATGATTATACAAACACAAGCTTCTTAATTGATTTGAATTCCATATTAATCACACACCAAGTGCATGTGAAATTACGTACTctttatcaaaattcaaaaattctTGAAGGAATATAAACCACAAACGAGAATGTCAAAAGGAAAGCGAAAAACCACAAACGAGAATAGCAAAAAGAGATCTATCCGGTCAGACATGGACGATCCGGACAAGTATATAAAAGTCCCTTCAAGggcttcttcatctcttccattcttaaaagtaaataaatatttttttttcttttcttttcttttttatatttttaaataaaataataaaataaaataaatgatgggTTACATTTCTCTGTCCCTGATTGCATTACTTGTAGTTTTTGCGCCACCGGTGGTTCTAGCCGACGATATAACTCCGATTCCCGCGGAAAAAGCCCAAGTTGAGCCATGGTTCAAGGCCAACGTTCAACCCTTTCCCGCGAGACGAGGCACACTCGACCCCGATCTCGAAGCTGCTGAAGCATCACCACGTATCATCACCGTAAGTACATCAcaagtttattaaatttataagattaGATTCTTGTATTATGAATCCAGCTTTCGTTTTGTGCATTTTTCCATTTCAATCAATGCACACTACTAATTTCAATGCAGGTGAACCAAAAAGGAGGCGGTGATTTTACGTCAATAAACGCAGCGATCAAGAGCATTCCGGTAGGAAACAAGGTCCGTGTGATCATCAAGTTGGCTCCTGGTGTATACAAAGAGAAAGTCACAGTTGACGTAGGCCGACCATTCGTTACATTGCTTGGCAAACCTGGTGCTGAAACCAACTTGACGTTCCATGGAACCTCCGCTAAATACGGTACCGTAGAGAGTGCCACGCTTATCGTCTGGGCCAAATATTTTATGGCAGCCAACTTACACATTTTAGTATGTATACATTCTAAAAACTTAATTAGTAGCTATTATAACACTTAAAGGATTAgtttgtaatgatttttttttttttaatatttcctaTAGAATACTGCTCCGATGCCGAAACCAGGTACACAAGGACAAGCTCTAGCTATGAGGATCAACGCTGATAAGGCTGCTTTCTACAACTGCAGATTTTATGGTTTTCAGGATACTCTTTGCGACGATAGGGGCAACCATTTCTTTAAGGACTGTTACATTGAAGGAacctatgattttattttcggAAGAGGAGCTTCCTTGTACTTGGTATGTGTATAATTAGTTCTTTTGATCtttttaaatacatttaattattttgcaTGGCTGATTACTACGTcgtgtttaattttgtttttgatccaTAGAATACGCAATTGCATGCTGTTGGAGATGGATTAAGAGTGATCACAGCACACAATCGACAGAATTCAAACGACCAAAGCGGGTATTCGTTTGTGCATTGTAAGGTTACTGGAGTCGGAACCGGGATCTACTTGGGTAGGGCTTGGATGAGCCACCCTAAGGTCGTCTATGCCTACACTGAGATGTCCAGTGTCGTCAACCCATCCGGATGGCAAGAGAACAGGGTGCGCGCGCATGACAAGTAAGTCTATCAATTGCAATCTAAATTACGTAAATGTATAGTCGatatccaaaatccaaaatgataagaaattaagaaaccAACACTAGACACTAGTATATAAGAgataaagtttaattttttcatattttttaattttgaatttctttacTAGATATATTgtggcaaattttttttttttgacattgtaTAACATTTTCTTGACATTATGAATGATAGGACGGTGTTTTATGGAGAATACATGTGCACGGGACCAGGATCACACAAAGCTAAAAGAGTGGCACACACACAAGACATTGACAACAAAGAAGCTAACCATTTCCTTTCCCTCGGCTACATCAAAGGCTCTTCATGGCTTCTCCCTTCTCCCGTTTACTAAACTACACCCCTTCATAacaaaaattctataattttcaccaaaaacatgtatatatagtacacagttgtacatttttttctctaagaAATCCTCTCTTCCTGTTATGATGGAGGAGTAGAGACGTGTGTAGTTTTGGTTTCATTATAAGAAAGTCGATTATTGATAAGAAAAAGGACATACTGGTTAATTATTTATTGAtctatcaaattatcaaaattcaGTTGGTTGTACATCATTtaaatcataaaccctaaaccctatataTACTATGGGTTTGGATGATGCAATGTGTTATGGTTATAGTGTGATGTGTGACTgattaataatatgaatttattaatttttttgaaactaatgataataatttgggggaaaatttgtaaacaaaattaataaaaatttgtaaacaaaattaataaaatggaTGTCACTTGTTATATTTTTGGTTGgttatattttatactatattgTAGTTTTAACTATTTAGTTATAATTGTCGAAGCAAGAAcctgatttaataattttttcaccAAAATGTGATTTCACTATAAATGCCAAATAcgtgattttataattttagagaaaaacaCGATTTGGAATCATATTTGACCTGAAGTAATTGTTTTAGTAAAACATTATAGAATTGGTATTCgattaaaaattatagtataaaaAAGTTACGGATTTatgttttaggaaaaaaattatgtaagtTTTTATCCTGATAATTGGcattacaaatatttacaatacacatgaaaaaaaaagtatatagtcctataaaaaaaagtgtgaaaatcACTTACAAAACTTTCATTTGACGTAAATCAAACACCAAAATTTAGTTACCACTGAACTAAGTATTTCCTGTCTAGCAAATTTACATTCAAACACAAATTGTTGTTGAGGTCCTTAATTTTGGTAAATTCATAAATAGAAATGCAATaatagatttcttttttggaGGAGTCAATATTCAACATGTTAACTTTGCCAACAgtaaattttccttttcgtaGATGGCAATAGATaattacaacaaaatcaaatgctTCAAGAAATATAAACCACAAACGAGAATAGTAAAATTAAGATATGTCCGTATCTGTCCGGTCAGACATCCACAAGTATAAAAACCCCTTTGAtgcttcttcattttttccattCTCAAAGTAAATAAGATATAGTAAaacttagttgttttttttttcctccttttcattattttcttttattttgaaaaataaataaaagaaaataataaacgATGGGTTACATGTCAATGTCCGTGGTTGCATTCCTTGTCTTTTTTGCTTCGCCAGTGGTTCTAGCCACCGATACAGATCCTATTCCAGAAAACAGAGCCCAAATCCCGCAATGGTTCCAGAACAACGTTAAACCCTATTCCATGAGAAAGGGCAAGCTAGACCCCGCTCTCGATGCTGCTGAAGCATCACGACTTATTATCACCGTACGATACTATTCTAATCccattttggtttaattttaaatctttaaattttttttaaaaaataccttTTAAAGAAGGGGTATAGGTTTGAGTATCTTGCTCAGTTtgagaaacaaaggaaaaaaacaaaaaaaaaaagaatctaaaatttttggttttagttgtgcgtgtgtgtgtgtgtgtgctaattcgaatgaaaaatgaaaatttcattACAGGTGAATCAAAAAGGAGGAGGAAACTTTAAGACAATAAACGAAGCAATCAAGAGCATTCCTACAGGAAACAAGAACCGTGTGATCATCAAGTTGGCTCCTGGTGTGTACAATGAGAAGGTCACGGTCGACATAGCTCGACCATTTATTACGTTGCTTGGTCAACCTGGTGCGGAAACGGTCTTGACTTACCACGGGACAGCCGCTAAGTACGGAACCGTAGAGAGTGCAACTCTTATCGTCTGGGCTGATTATTTCCAGGCAGCTAACCTCATCATTAGAGTACGTGAAATATATCCCTTCTACGTTATTACAttaaactaaaaactaattgaTTGCTACTAATACGATTCATGTGtacatttgatttttatttattctatagAACACTGCTCCAATGCCGAAACCAGGTTCACAAGGACAAGCTCTAGCTATGAGGATCAACGGAGATAAAGCAGCTTTCTACAGCTGTAAATTCTACGGTTTTCAAGATACTCTCTGCGACGACAAAGGCAACCATTTCTTCAAGGACTGTTACATCGAAGGAACCTATGATTTTATCTTCGGAAGAGGAGCTTCCTTGTACTTGGTAactttattatcttttttaacATGAccatatatgttatatatataacacatgattttttttaatgatacatatatttaatttgtatataaatcGATAGAATACGCAATTGCACGCTGTTGGAGATGGGTTAAGAGTGATCACGGCACAGAGTAGATCAAGTGCGAACGAACAAAACGGATACACGTTCGTGCATTGCAAAATCACTGGAACAGGAACCGGAATTTATTTGGGCCGGTCTTGGATGAGCCACCCAAAAGTCATCTATGCTTTCACAGAGATGACCAGCGTGGTCAACCCATCTGGCTGGAGGGAGAACTTCAACCGTGGATACGACAAGTACGAAACATTTGATCATATCATCTCATTCACATATATTAACTCAATCAACTACATTTTATAAATCTGATTATAAACTGTGTATTCGATATTGTGCCTTGTGTGGAATACAGGACGGTGTTCTATGGGGAATACAAGTGTTTCGGACCAGGGTCACACGTAGCGAAGAGAGTGCCTTACACACAAGACATTGACCAAAACGAAGTTAGGCCTTTCATCTCGCTTGGTTACATCAAGGGCTCCACATGGCTACTTCCTGCTCCCAAATACTGaaatatttcttaaaacaaattattggttgtgatttttttttgtaaccatcGTTTGTCAGCGACATGTTCCCAtcgattaattttttttttttaatattgtttgagATATGATCAATGCGATAAAGATATTTTTGTCTCGCTATACATAAAGTGCATCtcaaaatttatatgtttcGTTATCATCATAGCTCAGaagtttgtggtgtttttttcCCCTTTATATATTTAGCAAATCCTATGAGTCTATAATTTCCCTGAATGTCAAAATTAAGTTTAAACTATATTCACACACCATTAATTGAGTTCATGATGTATATGTTTGAAGTACAAACAAAGGAAATACCAATCTGTCcatgatatgtttttattaaaattttgtttttataacaaaagaaaacgtaaagacaaaaaatatatagtcaGTCATACATTACGCACATTGTCTCGAGTTCATCAATTTTATAGTTCTAGTTGCTAATGTTaacttatttttgtatatacataCTTTTAATTTACGAATTAGCTAGCTtcgtctttctttcttttttgtcggCCTTAgcttaaataattacataagagatgcattaaaaaaaaa is from Camelina sativa cultivar DH55 chromosome 20, Cs, whole genome shotgun sequence and encodes:
- the LOC104768949 gene encoding pectinesterase PPME1-like, coding for MGYTNVSILLGLLVVFVSPMVFADDVTPIPEAKPQVEQWFKANVGPLPQRKGLDPALVAAEAAPRIINVNPKGGEFTTITAAIKSVPAGNTKRVIIKIAPGDYKEKVTIERNQPFITLMGQPTAMPVITFDGTAAKYGTVDSASLIILSDYFMAVNIVVKNTAPAPDGKTKGAQALSMRISGNYAAFYNCKFYGFQDTICDDTGNHFFKDCYVEGTFDFIFGSGTSMYLGTQLHVVGDGIRVITAHAGKSAEEKSGYSFVHCKVTGVGEGIYLGRAWMSHPKVVYAYTEMTSVVNPAGWQENKVPAHDKTVFYGEYKCSGPGSLSAKRVPFIQEIDLTEANRFLSLGYIQGSKWLLPPPAL
- the LOC104768950 gene encoding probable pectinesterase 50; protein product: MGYMSMSVVAFLVFFASPVVLATDTDPIPENRAQIPQWFQNNVKPYSMRKGKLDPALDAAEASRLIITVNQKGGGNFKTINEAIKSIPTGNKNRVIIKLAPGVYNEKVTVDIARPFITLLGQPGAETVLTYHGTAAKYGTVESATLIVWADYFQAANLIIRNTAPMPKPGSQGQALAMRINGDKAAFYSCKFYGFQDTLCDDKGNHFFKDCYIEGTYDFIFGRGASLYLNTQLHAVGDGLRVITAQSRSSANEQNGYTFVHCKITGTGTGIYLGRSWMSHPKVIYAFTEMTSVVNPSGWRENFNRGYDKTVFYGEYKCFGPGSHVAKRVPYTQDIDQNEVRPFISLGYIKGSTWLLPAPKY
- the LOC104768951 gene encoding probable pectinesterase 49 yields the protein MMGYISLSLIALLVVFAPPVVLADDITPIPAEKAQVEPWFKANVQPFPARRGTLDPDLEAAEASPRIITVNQKGGGDFTSINAAIKSIPVGNKVRVIIKLAPGVYKEKVTVDVGRPFVTLLGKPGAETNLTFHGTSAKYGTVESATLIVWAKYFMAANLHILNTAPMPKPGTQGQALAMRINADKAAFYNCRFYGFQDTLCDDRGNHFFKDCYIEGTYDFIFGRGASLYLNTQLHAVGDGLRVITAHNRQNSNDQSGYSFVHCKVTGVGTGIYLGRAWMSHPKVVYAYTEMSSVVNPSGWQENRVRAHDKTVFYGEYMCTGPGSHKAKRVAHTQDIDNKEANHFLSLGYIKGSSWLLPSPVY